The Raphanus sativus cultivar WK10039 chromosome 2, ASM80110v3, whole genome shotgun sequence genome includes a region encoding these proteins:
- the LOC108841248 gene encoding zinc finger protein JAGGED, whose translation MRHEENYLDLNNLPDDFSKDGKKQALEEGSSSGPRKKKGSKEGKDESGNVYECRFCSLKFCKSQALGGHMNRHRQERETETLNQARQLVYRNDTLAPPGVTPFGYHTADPTIYRSVYSSPSLYAGSSSTTFVSQPLQPPYPYSSNQYSHNHTNDYYLSQTYRGSRSISPNPNLPITTTVNYMAEGPVESSYTCVGAPIGQTGYPSRGSHNIRAPPLEPPQSRDGEASRQRLDHTLRLPINRFQDHHPL comes from the exons AT gaGACATGAGGAGAACTACTTAGACCTCAACAATCTGCCAGATGACTTTTCTAAAGATGGCAAAAAGCAAGCCCTGGAGGAAGGTTCTTCCTCTG gtccaagaaagaagaaaggaagTAAAGAAGGGAAAGATGAGAGCGGAAATGTGTACGAATGTCGATTTTGTTCACTCAAGTTCTGCAAATCCCAAGCTCTTGGTGGCCACATGAATCGCCACCGACAAG agAGGGAGACCGAGACATTAAATCAAGCTCGCCAACTGGTCTACCGTAACGATACCTTAGCCCCACCTGGAGTTACACCTTTCGG ATATCATACCGCAGATCCAACAATATACCGGTCGGTTTACTCATCACCAAGTCTATATGCCGGAAGCTCCTCAACGACCTTTGTTTCCCAACCGCTTCAGCCGCCATATCCATACTCCTCAAACCAATACTCTCACAACCACACCAACGATTACTACTTAAGCCAAACATATCGAGGCAGCAGAAGCATCTCTCCAAACCCTAATCTTCCAATTACTACAACCGTTAATTACATGGCCGAGGGTCCCGTGGAATCGAGCTACACTTGCGTTGGTGCACCTATTGGTCAGACTGGTTACCCTAGCCGTGGCTCCCACAACATCCGTGCGCCGCCGCTTGAACCACCACAAAGTCGTGATGGTGAGGCTTCCCGGCAGCGTTTGGATCACACTCTCCGGTTACCCATTAACCGGTTTCAAGATCATCACCCACTCTGA